In Rhizobium sp. ARZ01, a genomic segment contains:
- a CDS encoding U32 family peptidase — MTNAFKPTLSLGPVYYLWDGPKWRDFYFRIADEAPVEHVTLGETVCSKRQHFTEPHVAEVIERLEAAGKKVTLSTLAMVTLERESRHVRDLIRDSVHPIEANDLAALGLIQGKPHSIGPLVNVYSAATARVLAARGADNICLPPELPMSSIEHILQAMPEFSFEIFAFGRMPLAISARCAHARSKGLTKDNCQFICGEEPDGLPLRTLDRQSFLVLNGVQTMSNSCVVLLDELPALAAAGIARVRLSPQVCDMVAVAQLYQAVIEGSMDGEEATAKLAEVYPEATFSNGFFHQREGAAWVARARDAALGHG, encoded by the coding sequence ATGACGAACGCGTTCAAGCCGACGCTGAGCCTCGGCCCAGTCTACTATCTTTGGGATGGTCCGAAGTGGCGAGACTTCTATTTCCGTATCGCCGACGAGGCGCCAGTGGAACACGTGACGCTCGGCGAAACGGTCTGTTCTAAGCGCCAGCATTTCACCGAGCCCCATGTCGCCGAGGTCATCGAGCGGCTTGAAGCGGCTGGCAAGAAGGTCACGCTGTCTACGCTCGCCATGGTCACGCTGGAACGCGAGAGCCGGCATGTGCGCGACCTGATCCGCGACAGCGTCCATCCGATCGAGGCCAACGACCTCGCAGCACTTGGCCTGATCCAGGGCAAGCCGCATTCGATCGGCCCGCTGGTGAACGTCTACAGTGCAGCAACGGCACGGGTCCTCGCTGCCCGCGGCGCCGATAACATCTGCCTGCCACCTGAGCTTCCCATGAGCTCGATCGAGCACATCCTGCAGGCGATGCCCGAATTTTCCTTTGAGATCTTTGCTTTCGGCCGCATGCCGCTCGCGATTTCGGCGCGCTGCGCGCACGCCCGGTCCAAGGGGCTGACGAAGGACAACTGCCAGTTCATCTGTGGCGAGGAGCCGGACGGGCTGCCGCTTCGCACCCTCGACCGCCAGTCGTTCCTGGTGCTCAACGGCGTGCAGACCATGTCAAACAGCTGTGTTGTTCTGCTCGATGAACTGCCCGCACTTGCCGCCGCCGGGATCGCTCGGGTGCGCCTGTCGCCGCAGGTCTGCGATATGGTCGCCGTGGCCCAACTGTACCAGGCTGTGATCGAAGGAAGCATGGATGGGGAGGAAGCCACCGCGAAGCTGGCGGAAGTTTATCCCGAAGCGACCTTTTCCAACGGCTTTTTCCACCAGCGGGAAGGGGCGGCATGGGTGGCGAGGGCCCGCGATGCCGCGCTGGGGCACGGCTGA